A single window of Chitinophaga sp. XS-30 DNA harbors:
- a CDS encoding DinB family protein, which translates to MKQQFMERLEQSEQYTLSVAEAMPEKEYGFRPAAGVWNFGELMHHIAYGIGWWEANYMLMKETAWAPQPSPEDKKTLTKELRKAYAALRLTLEGLKMEENEIAGFYATLDHITHHRGQATMHLRLKGIVPPEYVY; encoded by the coding sequence ATGAAACAGCAATTCATGGAACGACTGGAGCAGTCGGAACAGTACACGCTTTCCGTAGCGGAAGCAATGCCCGAAAAAGAATATGGATTCAGGCCGGCAGCCGGTGTATGGAACTTCGGTGAACTGATGCATCACATCGCTTACGGTATCGGATGGTGGGAAGCCAATTATATGCTGATGAAAGAGACGGCCTGGGCGCCGCAGCCATCTCCTGAAGACAAAAAAACGTTGACAAAGGAACTACGGAAAGCTTATGCCGCCCTTCGCCTGACGCTTGAAGGGCTGAAGATGGAAGAAAATGAAATAGCCGGGTTTTACGCCACGCTGGACCATATCACGCATCATCGCGGACAGGCTACGATGCACCTGCGTTTGAAGGGCATTGTGCCGCCGGAGTATGTGTATTGA
- the dusB gene encoding tRNA dihydrouridine synthase DusB: MVKIDNISLPDFPLLLAPMEDVSDPPFRVVCKENGADLMYTEFISSEGLIRDAIKCRRKLDIFDEERPVGIQIFGGDEERMGMAAKIVDVTNPELLDINFGCPVKGIVAKGAGSGVLKNIPLMVRLTEACVRSTSLPVTVKTRLGWDDDTKNIEEVAERLQDVGVKALTIHGRTRCQMYKGEADWSLIAKVKNNPRIRIPVFGNGDIDSPQKALEYRNRYGVDGIMIGRAAIGYPWIFREIRHFLNTGEQLAAPTVAERVTVCKRQLRKSLQWKGPVAGIYAMRRHYLTYLKGLPGIREFRNRLVTLNTPEEIEAVLDEVLRTYEGFEMEHTPIHLVNYHENCPL, from the coding sequence ATGGTGAAGATCGACAATATATCACTACCGGATTTTCCGCTGTTGCTGGCGCCCATGGAGGATGTCAGCGATCCGCCGTTCCGTGTGGTATGCAAAGAGAACGGTGCCGATCTTATGTACACCGAGTTCATTTCCAGCGAAGGCCTGATCCGCGATGCGATCAAATGCCGGAGGAAACTGGACATCTTCGATGAAGAGCGGCCGGTGGGCATACAGATCTTTGGCGGTGATGAGGAACGTATGGGCATGGCCGCGAAGATCGTGGATGTGACCAATCCGGAGCTGCTGGACATCAATTTCGGCTGCCCCGTTAAAGGGATCGTAGCCAAAGGCGCCGGTTCCGGCGTATTGAAAAATATCCCGCTGATGGTCCGCCTCACGGAAGCCTGTGTGAGGTCCACTTCCCTTCCCGTTACCGTTAAAACCCGGCTGGGTTGGGACGATGACACCAAAAATATTGAAGAGGTGGCCGAACGGCTGCAGGACGTTGGCGTGAAAGCCCTCACCATCCATGGCCGCACCCGCTGCCAGATGTACAAAGGCGAAGCGGACTGGTCCCTCATCGCTAAAGTGAAGAACAATCCCCGCATCCGCATCCCCGTTTTCGGGAACGGCGATATTGACAGCCCGCAAAAAGCGCTCGAATACAGGAACCGTTATGGAGTGGACGGCATCATGATCGGCCGGGCTGCCATCGGTTATCCCTGGATCTTCCGCGAGATACGCCATTTCCTCAACACCGGGGAACAGCTGGCAGCGCCAACAGTAGCAGAAAGAGTAACGGTCTGCAAAAGGCAGCTGCGGAAATCACTGCAATGGAAAGGCCCGGTAGCCGGTATCTACGCCATGCGCCGTCATTACCTGACCTACCTGAAAGGCCTCCCGGGCATCAGGGAATTCCGCAACCGCCTGGTAACACTCAACACTCCGGAGGAAATAGAAGCTGTACTGGACGAGGTGCTGCGTACCTACGAAGGTTTCGAGATGGAGCACACTCCTATCCACCTGGTCAATTACCACGAGAACTGCCCCCTGTAA
- a CDS encoding family 43 glycosylhydrolase, whose protein sequence is MKKMITPFSVMLAIIATLASCAKKAENPKAEALLTPETTLVTNTALNSLSFIDNDAVWMDVDGNEIKAQGGWILEEDGTYHWFGPQFGNSGDYKFYAINHYTSDDLQNWTKQSPAIAPGMSGVPMNANSWVGRPWVLKNPNHNNYVMGLEWGSSGVAGVRNQYIFFTATSINGPWTYHADKRIQKMADINGTLYSLGDMGVYSEGNDAWIMYTFDKPQANYSQAVIKLDDDFMTPLSHSVTGAYTEFTGQGWQAGVQEAAAIFKRGSTYYYFTSLCNGWNSSATRYRTASSMLGPWTANAIVPTSPSSSNSFNTQHDFILPVTGTAGTTFIYCGDRWSNYTGSGTGRYGWYPLTFDGSGVPTINAPSLSANGGDWVLNLETGEWSVPSANLLLNPGFESDFSNWTYSGNASIATATAEVHSGTKAVKSWSASAYTTSLQNASATNCAAGNYTASVWSRGSGAFSQRELQVYINNVLTRDTTLSASTNWTQYSISNITVPAGADVKIGIALTAGASAWTQFDDFELVKQ, encoded by the coding sequence ATGAAAAAAATGATCACCCCCTTCAGCGTAATGCTTGCCATTATCGCAACACTCGCTTCCTGCGCCAAAAAAGCAGAAAACCCGAAAGCGGAAGCGCTGTTGACCCCGGAAACAACGCTGGTGACGAACACCGCGCTCAATTCCCTGTCTTTTATTGACAACGATGCCGTCTGGATGGACGTGGATGGCAATGAGATAAAAGCACAAGGCGGCTGGATACTGGAAGAAGACGGTACCTATCATTGGTTTGGGCCGCAGTTCGGTAATTCAGGCGATTACAAGTTCTACGCCATCAATCACTACACATCCGATGACCTGCAAAACTGGACAAAGCAGTCCCCCGCCATTGCACCCGGCATGTCTGGTGTGCCGATGAACGCCAACAGCTGGGTTGGCCGCCCCTGGGTGCTGAAAAACCCGAACCACAACAACTATGTGATGGGGCTGGAATGGGGAAGCAGCGGTGTGGCCGGCGTCCGCAACCAGTATATTTTCTTCACCGCCACCTCCATCAACGGACCATGGACCTACCACGCTGACAAGCGCATACAGAAAATGGCGGATATCAACGGTACGCTGTATTCGCTTGGCGATATGGGCGTTTACAGCGAGGGAAATGATGCCTGGATCATGTACACTTTCGACAAACCGCAGGCCAACTATTCGCAGGCTGTCATAAAACTGGATGATGATTTCATGACCCCGCTCTCCCATTCCGTAACCGGCGCCTATACGGAATTCACCGGTCAGGGATGGCAGGCCGGCGTGCAGGAAGCAGCGGCAATATTCAAGCGCGGCAGCACTTATTACTATTTCACTTCTCTCTGCAATGGCTGGAACTCCAGCGCCACCCGTTACAGGACTGCCAGCAGCATGCTAGGCCCCTGGACGGCCAATGCCATCGTGCCTACCAGCCCGTCTTCTTCCAATTCTTTCAACACACAGCATGATTTCATCCTGCCCGTTACCGGCACCGCAGGCACTACATTCATTTATTGCGGCGACCGCTGGAGCAACTATACCGGCTCCGGCACAGGAAGATACGGTTGGTATCCGCTGACCTTCGACGGATCAGGCGTGCCCACGATCAATGCTCCATCCTTGTCTGCCAACGGCGGCGACTGGGTATTGAACCTGGAAACGGGAGAATGGAGCGTACCCTCCGCGAACCTTCTGCTGAATCCTGGTTTTGAAAGTGATTTTTCCAACTGGACCTATAGCGGCAATGCCAGCATTGCCACCGCAACGGCAGAAGTGCACTCCGGCACAAAGGCCGTCAAATCATGGAGCGCGTCCGCCTATACAACAAGCCTGCAGAATGCCTCGGCTACCAATTGCGCAGCCGGCAACTATACTGCCAGCGTATGGTCCAGGGGCAGCGGAGCATTCAGCCAGCGGGAACTGCAGGTGTATATCAACAATGTATTGACAAGAGACACCACCTTATCCGCCAGCACAAACTGGACGCAGTATTCGATCAGCAACATAACGGTACCCGCAGGCGCCGACGTGAAGATCGGCATTGCATTGACCGCCGGTGCAAGCGCCTGGACGCAGTTCGATGACTTCGAGCTGGTGAAACAATAA
- a CDS encoding alkaline phosphatase D family protein: MNKYITIVLLTGALLAASPYQDKKATFTIAFGSCNKTTLPQPLWPRIIGDEPDLWIWLGDNIYGDSDDTAVLRAKYNAQLTQEGYKALVSKVPVIGTWDDHDYGKNDGNKTFAIKKESQQLALDFLGEPQHSPRRKQEGIYAAYEYKIGKKLLKVILLDVRYHQDPITRERKGYIPHPTADILGAQQWAWLEAQLKNSKADAHIIGSGLQFIPNEHRTEMWANFPASLQRFYDLLVSTSAKGVMLISGDRHIGEFTKKEIPGMQYPLYEFTASGMTHASVNDTLNVNSRRIGNLVTKKHYGLFRFRDRGKTLEVEASLKGEQGETFTTEIIRLRN, translated from the coding sequence ATGAATAAATATATCACCATCGTTTTGCTGACCGGCGCACTCCTTGCCGCCAGCCCGTATCAGGACAAAAAGGCCACATTTACGATCGCTTTCGGCTCCTGCAATAAAACCACGCTGCCGCAACCGCTATGGCCAAGGATCATCGGAGACGAACCGGACCTCTGGATATGGCTGGGCGACAATATCTATGGCGACTCGGATGACACCGCCGTTTTGAGGGCCAAATACAACGCGCAACTCACGCAGGAAGGATACAAAGCGCTGGTATCAAAAGTACCGGTCATCGGCACATGGGACGATCACGATTATGGTAAAAATGATGGCAACAAGACTTTTGCCATCAAAAAAGAAAGCCAGCAACTGGCGCTGGACTTCCTGGGAGAACCGCAGCACAGCCCGCGCCGCAAACAGGAAGGTATCTACGCCGCCTATGAATACAAGATCGGCAAAAAGCTGCTGAAAGTGATCCTGCTGGATGTGCGTTATCATCAGGACCCGATAACGCGGGAACGCAAAGGATACATCCCCCACCCCACGGCGGATATCCTCGGCGCGCAACAATGGGCATGGCTGGAAGCGCAGTTGAAAAACAGCAAAGCTGATGCCCATATCATCGGATCAGGCCTGCAATTCATCCCCAATGAGCACCGGACGGAAATGTGGGCCAATTTCCCCGCTTCGCTTCAGCGATTTTATGACCTGCTGGTGTCTACCAGTGCAAAAGGGGTGATGCTGATCTCCGGTGACCGCCACATTGGCGAGTTTACCAAAAAAGAAATACCCGGCATGCAATATCCTTTATATGAATTCACCGCCAGCGGTATGACGCACGCCTCCGTCAATGATACGCTCAACGTCAACAGCCGTCGTATCGGCAATCTTGTCACCAAAAAACACTACGGCCTGTTCAGGTTCCGTGACCGTGGAAAAACCCTAGAAGTGGAAGCCAGTCTGAAGGGAGAGCAGGGCGAAACATTCACAACTGAAATAATACGCTTAAGAAATTGA
- a CDS encoding metallophosphoesterase — MKRNILLVISLLISLFAQASLPLQDLEIWTPRVHNPAFAEPGGEFIVELKGTAGLSAKGWKASVKNDLKTWDCRIKKAAPGRIHHGTEDGWLLTVTLPAGIPPELMTLEISHSAGKKTVSARSVHIVPDFEQDFYILHQSDQHIAEDHAVEPGGKSSKRWGVGSREALQWMTPVVNLINPRFIMETGDNMHLYFEFDYWCGMDTAKRRVQRFFEGLSGLTVPLVISTGNHDIGWHNYILVDEWRKLYTSELVGQRAFSFKMGSFYVLNTEWTVPETWLDWAKADYAKAKSDPAIKFRLQMTHFYDGPNASPTVTPVGDSNDLVLVGHNHRTRTLQTSPYYVLSVGTAQDHQRAAFYNFQRNAGGWTCPQVKTHADGINAHHLVGDNGAPKVSASYANPNNGGHTANTVNINNALPHDFYDGRIRFLLKHGEYAVNGGTILSQYDYNNGRNTAVLVKVNIKNSSGTTVSVQPK; from the coding sequence ATGAAAAGAAACATATTGCTCGTCATCAGTTTATTGATCTCCCTGTTCGCACAGGCCTCGCTGCCTTTGCAGGACCTGGAGATATGGACGCCCAGGGTGCATAATCCCGCTTTTGCAGAACCGGGCGGTGAATTCATCGTAGAGCTGAAAGGTACGGCAGGCCTCTCCGCCAAAGGATGGAAAGCCAGTGTAAAGAACGATCTAAAGACCTGGGACTGCAGGATAAAAAAGGCCGCACCCGGCCGCATCCATCACGGGACCGAAGACGGCTGGCTGCTGACGGTAACCCTGCCCGCCGGTATTCCGCCGGAATTAATGACACTGGAAATCAGCCATAGCGCCGGCAAAAAAACCGTATCAGCAAGATCCGTACACATCGTACCGGATTTTGAGCAGGATTTTTATATCCTCCACCAGTCAGACCAGCATATTGCGGAAGACCACGCAGTAGAGCCGGGAGGAAAGTCCAGCAAACGATGGGGCGTTGGCAGCAGGGAAGCCTTGCAATGGATGACCCCGGTGGTGAATCTCATCAACCCAAGATTTATCATGGAAACAGGAGATAACATGCACCTGTATTTCGAGTTCGATTACTGGTGCGGGATGGATACCGCCAAACGCAGAGTGCAACGATTCTTCGAGGGGCTATCCGGCCTCACCGTTCCCCTGGTGATCAGCACCGGCAACCACGATATCGGCTGGCATAATTACATCCTCGTGGATGAATGGCGTAAGCTGTACACCTCGGAACTGGTGGGGCAGCGCGCTTTTTCCTTCAAAATGGGGTCGTTCTATGTGCTCAATACGGAATGGACAGTGCCGGAAACCTGGCTGGACTGGGCGAAAGCGGACTATGCAAAAGCAAAATCAGATCCCGCCATTAAATTCCGCCTGCAAATGACCCATTTCTACGACGGCCCAAACGCTTCCCCAACCGTAACACCGGTGGGCGACAGCAACGACCTGGTGCTTGTAGGCCATAATCATCGAACCAGAACTTTGCAGACAAGCCCCTATTACGTGCTGTCCGTTGGCACCGCCCAGGACCACCAGCGGGCCGCATTCTACAATTTTCAGCGCAACGCCGGAGGATGGACCTGCCCGCAGGTGAAAACACATGCGGATGGCATCAATGCCCATCACCTGGTAGGCGATAACGGTGCGCCCAAAGTTTCCGCCAGCTACGCGAACCCGAATAACGGCGGGCATACCGCCAATACGGTCAATATCAACAATGCGCTTCCGCACGACTTCTACGATGGCAGGATCAGGTTCCTGCTGAAACACGGGGAATACGCGGTCAACGGCGGCACCATCCTCTCGCAATACGATTACAATAACGGCAGGAATACCGCCGTGCTGGTGAAAGTAAATATCAAAAACAGCAGCGGGACAACCGTTAGCGTTCAACCCAAATAG
- a CDS encoding RagB/SusD family nutrient uptake outer membrane protein encodes MKYHLSTILILTGMLLTQNGCKKSFLDRQLGTLLSEEQVFTSYPNTERFINGCYAWLPGGFNRIGGAMPDAATDDAEHTAENADIQRFNNGGWNPSTNPDDQWAFCYEGIRRANLFIANADRVNLDALRLDPANQTEYQNRLNDIVRWKAEAAFIRAYCYFELVKRYGGVPLITRVLSLDDNLADIPRNTLDECMQFISTECDQAAATLNLFPGRVANDANASGRATRGAAMALKSRALLYAASPLYLQPDDLTGNKPTDENKWNAAADAAKAVIDLEPYYSLVGSYTSLYNSIANTELILARRYAAANDFERANYPVGYDQGQSGTTPSQNLVDAYEMKDGTAFNWDNPAHAAAPFTNRDNRLAQTILLNNASWKGRPVEAWAGGRDGRGVENATKTGHYLRKHVAEDVNLVTNTTKVHAWPLFRLAEIYLNYAEALNESQPGHTDILLYLNKVRERSGQPPIDAGPGQDEIRRRIHNERRIELAFEDHRFWDVRRWKDGMTYFAAPLRGLQITRTDAGTFTYTPVVVENRVYSPRMNLFPIPRQELLKSNGWQQNAGW; translated from the coding sequence ATGAAATATCATTTATCCACAATACTGATCCTGACCGGCATGCTGCTCACACAGAATGGATGTAAAAAGTCATTCCTGGACAGGCAATTGGGAACATTGCTGTCCGAAGAGCAGGTGTTCACCTCCTATCCCAACACGGAAAGGTTCATCAACGGTTGCTATGCCTGGCTGCCGGGAGGCTTCAACCGGATAGGCGGCGCCATGCCCGATGCTGCCACGGACGATGCGGAACACACGGCCGAGAATGCCGACATTCAGCGTTTCAACAATGGCGGCTGGAATCCCTCTACCAACCCGGATGACCAATGGGCCTTTTGTTACGAAGGTATCCGCAGAGCGAATCTCTTCATAGCGAATGCCGACCGGGTGAACCTCGATGCCCTGAGACTGGACCCCGCCAATCAGACCGAATATCAGAACAGGCTGAACGATATCGTACGATGGAAAGCCGAAGCCGCTTTCATCAGAGCATACTGTTACTTTGAACTGGTGAAAAGATACGGCGGCGTGCCTTTGATCACCCGCGTGCTTTCGCTGGACGACAACCTGGCCGATATCCCGAGGAATACGCTGGACGAATGCATGCAGTTCATCTCCACGGAATGCGACCAGGCGGCGGCAACACTGAACCTTTTCCCCGGACGGGTGGCCAACGATGCCAATGCATCCGGCAGGGCTACCAGGGGCGCCGCAATGGCCCTGAAAAGCCGTGCGCTCCTCTATGCAGCAAGCCCGCTGTACCTCCAGCCGGATGACCTCACCGGCAACAAACCAACAGATGAAAACAAATGGAACGCAGCAGCGGACGCGGCAAAAGCAGTGATCGACCTGGAACCCTACTATTCCCTTGTGGGCAGCTATACCAGTCTTTATAACAGCATCGCCAACACGGAACTGATACTGGCCCGGCGATACGCCGCCGCCAATGACTTCGAACGGGCGAACTATCCCGTGGGATACGACCAGGGACAAAGCGGCACAACACCTTCCCAGAACCTGGTAGACGCCTACGAGATGAAAGACGGCACGGCATTTAACTGGGACAATCCCGCCCATGCCGCCGCACCCTTTACCAACCGCGATAACCGGCTGGCGCAAACCATCCTCCTGAATAACGCCAGCTGGAAAGGGCGTCCCGTTGAAGCCTGGGCAGGCGGACGGGACGGGCGCGGTGTGGAGAACGCTACAAAAACCGGGCATTACCTGCGCAAACATGTAGCGGAAGATGTAAACCTCGTTACCAATACCACAAAAGTGCATGCCTGGCCGTTATTCCGCCTCGCCGAGATATACCTCAACTATGCGGAAGCACTGAACGAATCACAGCCCGGCCATACCGATATTCTCCTCTATCTGAACAAAGTGCGGGAAAGGTCCGGCCAGCCGCCCATCGATGCCGGGCCGGGGCAGGACGAGATACGCCGCAGGATCCACAATGAAAGGCGCATTGAGCTGGCTTTCGAGGACCACCGCTTCTGGGACGTCCGCCGCTGGAAGGATGGCATGACTTACTTTGCCGCACCCCTGCGCGGCCTGCAGATCACCCGCACGGATGCCGGCACATTCACTTACACCCCGGTTGTCGTTGAAAACAGGGTGTACTCGCCCAGGATGAACCTCTTCCCCATTCCACGGCAGGAATTGCTCAAATCAAACGGCTGGCAGCAAAATGCCGGCTGGTAA
- a CDS encoding SusC/RagA family TonB-linked outer membrane protein, with translation MKRKKYAMNIRRNAAVLAICSMSAFPAAGHSQATAAADSIPVAYGMQPREKVTAAIATTTGNELSKTFAPSLSNTLYGRIPGLIVMQGSSEPGYDAPSLYARGVSSFRDGSLITIVDGFESPFDQLAPEEVESISLLKDAAAVALYGMRGANGVLLVTTKKGYEGKTQINFSAQTGWQQFTDLQQPLGAYDYARLYNEALANDNKPLRYTDADLEAYRLGNDPYFHPDVNWNKEVLRNTTPIRNFNLNFRGGGKGIRFFVLLNALTNDGMYRNTDPKRKENTNARFLRYNFRTNVDIAVTKRLTAALYMGGRIEDRSSLNGTTAAELFDMLMQTPPNAFPVYTPQMEYGGSSLYKNPVATVLSTGMYNNNNRNFQGIFSLRHELDFLLPGLRAEGAVAFSNFFAGTSIQNRTYAMQSMSRDANGDTVYTTIGQHTPLTPAEGYGDQWRRSNVRFSLNYDRSSGPHEISALLMYLQDKYVIGGNNVPFAYLNYAGRATYTYRKKYTAELAASVMGTDNFPVGERFGLFPALSLGWILSEEPFLHTFFRDGFLKLRASYGKSGNDQAGGQRFIYDQYYFMQGGYNFGNANNSAGGMVEGSLANPGITWERKRTANIGLDALFRNKWNFSLDVFTENRYGIPVTPDGTVPAFLGAALPLLNIGEVRNTGFDAVLGYQSDPSKTFRYFFEGMVMFSRNRILEMSEAARPYEYLRQTGHAAGQPFGLEADGFYLPGDFDANGQLKAGIPFPQFGQVRPGDIRYKDQNNDDMIDEFDHKPIGKPVMPEWTYSFKARLSWRQFDLEAFFQGVANRSVYLNGPAVWAFQQNAGIMPLALGRWTPETAATATYPRLTTSANDNNYRLSDFWQRNGGFLKLRALEIKYTLPASLISRIKLEHAAVFVSGNNLFSLDDLPDMDPEALTGYPSLRTISTGIRVGF, from the coding sequence ATGAAGCGCAAAAAATACGCTATGAATATAAGACGGAATGCCGCAGTCCTCGCGATATGCAGCATGAGCGCCTTTCCGGCGGCCGGCCATTCTCAGGCAACCGCCGCGGCCGACTCCATTCCCGTTGCATACGGCATGCAGCCCCGGGAAAAAGTAACGGCGGCCATCGCCACCACTACGGGCAACGAGCTTTCAAAAACGTTCGCTCCATCATTAAGCAACACGCTGTACGGAAGAATTCCCGGCCTCATCGTGATGCAGGGCAGCAGCGAACCGGGATACGATGCACCATCGCTCTATGCCAGAGGCGTCAGCTCCTTTCGCGATGGCAGCCTGATCACCATTGTAGATGGTTTCGAATCACCATTCGATCAACTCGCACCGGAAGAAGTGGAATCCATCTCCCTGCTGAAAGATGCTGCTGCCGTGGCACTATACGGCATGCGTGGCGCGAACGGCGTTTTGCTGGTAACGACCAAAAAAGGCTACGAAGGCAAAACACAGATCAATTTCAGCGCACAGACGGGCTGGCAGCAATTCACCGATCTGCAGCAACCACTTGGCGCATATGATTACGCACGCCTGTACAACGAGGCGCTGGCCAACGACAACAAACCGCTGCGTTATACCGATGCCGACCTGGAAGCATACCGCCTCGGCAACGATCCTTATTTTCACCCGGATGTGAACTGGAACAAGGAAGTGCTGCGCAATACCACACCCATCCGCAACTTCAACCTGAATTTCAGGGGCGGCGGCAAAGGCATCCGTTTCTTTGTACTGCTCAACGCACTGACCAACGACGGCATGTACAGGAACACGGACCCCAAACGGAAGGAGAATACCAATGCCCGTTTCCTCCGGTATAATTTCCGCACGAACGTGGATATTGCCGTGACCAAAAGGCTGACCGCCGCTTTATACATGGGCGGAAGGATCGAAGACCGCTCCTCCCTGAACGGCACTACCGCGGCGGAATTATTCGACATGCTGATGCAAACGCCACCCAACGCATTCCCGGTGTACACGCCGCAGATGGAATACGGCGGCTCCTCACTGTACAAGAATCCCGTTGCCACCGTGCTGAGCACCGGCATGTACAATAATAACAACCGCAATTTCCAGGGCATCTTCTCCCTGCGTCATGAACTGGATTTCCTGCTGCCCGGCTTGCGCGCGGAAGGCGCTGTGGCATTCAGCAACTTCTTTGCCGGTACATCCATACAGAACCGAACCTATGCCATGCAAAGCATGTCCAGGGACGCCAATGGAGATACCGTGTACACCACCATCGGCCAGCATACGCCGCTGACGCCGGCGGAAGGGTACGGAGACCAGTGGAGGCGCTCCAATGTGAGATTCAGCCTGAACTACGACCGCTCCTCCGGTCCGCATGAGATCAGTGCATTGCTCATGTACCTGCAGGATAAATATGTCATTGGCGGGAATAATGTTCCTTTCGCCTATCTCAACTATGCGGGCAGAGCAACTTATACCTACCGTAAAAAATATACGGCGGAGTTGGCCGCCAGCGTCATGGGCACCGATAATTTTCCCGTGGGTGAGCGCTTCGGCCTGTTTCCCGCACTGTCCCTCGGATGGATACTTTCGGAAGAGCCATTCCTGCATACATTTTTCCGGGACGGATTCCTGAAGCTGCGGGCATCCTACGGGAAAAGCGGGAACGATCAGGCAGGCGGGCAGCGCTTCATATATGACCAGTATTACTTCATGCAGGGCGGATACAACTTCGGCAATGCCAACAACAGCGCCGGTGGCATGGTAGAAGGCAGCCTGGCCAATCCCGGCATCACCTGGGAACGGAAACGCACGGCCAATATCGGGCTGGATGCCCTGTTCCGCAACAAATGGAATTTTTCGCTGGATGTGTTCACCGAAAACCGGTACGGCATTCCCGTTACACCCGATGGTACAGTGCCGGCCTTTCTGGGCGCAGCCCTGCCTTTGCTGAACATTGGCGAAGTGAGGAATACAGGATTTGATGCGGTACTGGGATATCAAAGTGATCCATCCAAAACGTTCCGGTATTTCTTCGAGGGAATGGTGATGTTCTCCCGCAACAGAATACTGGAAATGTCCGAAGCCGCCAGGCCATATGAATACCTGCGGCAAACCGGCCATGCGGCGGGACAGCCCTTCGGCCTGGAGGCAGATGGATTTTATCTGCCCGGTGATTTTGATGCGAACGGGCAGCTCAAAGCCGGCATCCCCTTCCCGCAATTCGGGCAGGTACGCCCGGGAGATATCCGGTATAAAGATCAGAACAACGATGATATGATCGATGAGTTCGATCACAAACCCATCGGCAAACCTGTAATGCCGGAATGGACCTACAGTTTCAAAGCCCGTTTGTCCTGGCGCCAGTTCGACCTGGAAGCATTTTTCCAGGGCGTAGCCAACCGGAGCGTTTACCTGAACGGTCCCGCCGTATGGGCTTTTCAGCAAAACGCAGGCATAATGCCCCTGGCCCTCGGCAGATGGACACCGGAAACCGCCGCTACTGCCACCTATCCCCGGCTGACCACCAGCGCGAATGATAATAACTACCGGCTGTCGGATTTCTGGCAGCGCAATGGCGGCTTTTTGAAACTCCGCGCACTGGAGATCAAATACACCCTGCCGGCTTCACTGATCAGCCGCATCAAACTGGAGCATGCCGCGGTATTCGTTTCCGGCAACAACCTTTTTTCACTGGACGACCTGCCGGATATGGACCCGGAAGCACTGACCGGCTATCCCTCCCTGCGCACCATCAGCACAGGCATCAGGGTAGGTTTCTGA